The proteins below come from a single Magallana gigas chromosome 10, xbMagGiga1.1, whole genome shotgun sequence genomic window:
- the LOC109619522 gene encoding sarcoplasmic calcium-binding protein-like, with translation MDYLMKKWKMWYNSMDVNHDGKVSVKDVQESENKFTNLHELVGEKANRVQDNIDAWWNKYIFVTGTKKEISESEFVEKLTEAYKIDKIAFKREMQACFDCIFAILDANKDRNIDLDEYINASKAFGHENEALVRKIFSLFNVDPENEALPVRDIVSAWVTFVTEEDSDVTDIIMEAFSEGL, from the coding sequence ATGGATTACCTGATGAAGAAATGGAAAATGTGGTACAACTCCATGGACGTCAACCATGACGGCAAAGTCTCAGTTAAGGACGTCCAGGAATCAGAAAACAAATTCACCAACCTTCACGAGCTGGTTGGAGAAAAAGCCAATCGAGTCCAGGACAATATCGATGCCTGGTGGAACAAATACATCTTTGTAACTGGGACCAAAAAGGAAATCTCGGAAAGCGAATTCGTCGAGAAGTTAACGGAAGCTTACAAAATAGACAAGATTGCCTTTAAAAGGGAAATGCAAGCATGCTTTGATTGCATCTTTGCAATCCTGGATGCTAACAAAGACCGCAACATTGACCTGGACGAATACATTAATGCATCAAAGGCTTTTGGACACGAGAACGAGGCTCTGGTAAGAAAGATATTTTCTCTGTTCAATGTCGATCCAGAAAATGAGGCGTTGCCTGTAAGAGACATCGTCAGTGCGTGGGTAACATTCGTCACCGAGGAAGACAGCGATGTCACAGACATCATCATGGAAGCATTCAGCGAAGGCttgtaa